A stretch of DNA from Triticum dicoccoides isolate Atlit2015 ecotype Zavitan chromosome 2A, WEW_v2.0, whole genome shotgun sequence:
agcaacggtatagtgagcatggtgatgactctggaggataccgatgcacactGGGTTTTATGAAGTAttgcgaagcaaagggaacatcacatgataaccaaaggttcactggaATATCATTCTTGTATATGGACCGATATGGATGTCTACGGTCCACTATCAGTCATTAAACGAAGGGGTTTCATTTATGTCTATGGTTAccgaacctatggggtcacaagcttaaggtaatcaagaTTTGCTGAGTGATAGTAGGacgggagtgatgagaatataattgtggaattgtttcattaatatccggaatagttccgaaagtgtttcggggtcatcggaagggtttcggtgaatatcgggtaatgtcgggtattaccgattaatatatatataggtggaaaatgttttcggggatgttaaattatatatatataatgctctgaaaatgtttagaacaaatatatatttaatttaatGTCAATGGGCCTaataaggccaagaggtggaaggaaCTTGGGCCACAAGGAGGCAAGTGGAAGTGGCACCCCCCTTtcctagtgtgtgtgtggggggggggcgaatcctacttggggagggagtaggactcccccaagGCTGGCGTACCAAGGGGGCTCCTTCCCCTTTGGTGGTTGCCCTCTCcctcccctctaacctatatacCACAAGTTTTGAGAGCCTCCTTTAGTTGatgtagttctagttctagttggtcctagactaattagagctagccctagccacctctaatcctcataattagaagccctatgtggttctaatctcctccctctaattcttcggcgatgattagctctggacggcgaagtgctaccggatcgtgaagaccgtacgcttgcaaccaagtagagaggtcgtgctttcggtcttccgttCGAGGGATCGTTCGTGGGCGGTTCGCGTGATCGTCATCAACGTTCGAGGGATTTCAAGTACGATCTAGACCGACTCATCTACTTCCGCTGCACTCCCAGAGTCGGTAATAATCATTGATCACAATCCGTTATacatcttcatattgttcttggGTGGTCGTGGggtgtttttttgttttctactatgtttcccaacacctgCAGCTCCAGATCATCCCACACGGCCCCAAGGAGGAGATGGTCGTCAACCTTGCTCCGCCGCTTCTAGGAGGAGCCGCCCGACGGCAACGCTCGGACTCCTTCCGTCGGGAATCCATTGCGTCTgcccaaatggcgcatggatcTGCCACAATGTGTGTCCCTGCTGCCTCACAGTAGCCGGTGCGGTCCGTTTGGCGTCTGAATGTGGCGGCGGATGCGCAACTGCTTCAATAGCGCGCCGAGGCAAAGGTGAACGCATGGGCATCGTGCGACGCTAATATGGTTGGGTGTGCCCACTATGCGAGGCAGCGGGCGTGATAGACAGCGGCTGCCCTCATGGCGGAGTCGCATTCTTTGGCGCCCAGTATGGTGCACTAGTCCAGGCGCCTCAACCGCATCATGTTGAACATCAGCAGATCCATCATTGGTCTCACACCCATGACACCATGAATGTTTCGGACTCCAACGAGAAAAAGTAGAGCATGGAGACGACGGCGCCTTGAGTCCATGAGGCAGTGTGTGTCACATGTCCTACTCTACCTCGTCAGCGACCGAAGGAATACTTTGAGGGACGCAGCCGGCCGCTGGACATGGGCACGGCGGAGTGAGATGAGCTTCGCTTAGATTAGATTTTACATTGCATGTAATATTATGAATTTAAGGTTTTTTTAATTAAGGCATGTAGAAGAGATTATTTGCGGACTGTCGTATATGCTCTGATGTCTTGCACAGGACGTAGGACGTAACGGCCAGACGGAGCGAACAAAGTCGCTAGCTTTCCGGGCCATGGAAAAGCCTGTTCAGTCCAATCACCAAAGTTTACTCCGAGGCGTCAACATGATAGTCACTACTCCGTCTGttcacaaatatatatatatatatatatatatatatatatatatatatatatatatatatacaccctTATATTTTATTATATTTGTTCATTTATTTCAgttcatgtagtccatattgaaatatccaaaacatcttatatttgaacGGGCAGAACTAGCTTAGAAACAAACAATTGAAGTTGGCGATCAAATCCACAATTGAAGTTGGCGAAATTGCACCAGTTACGGGTTTCACAGAAAACATAAAAAGTACtcactctgtaaactaatataagagcgtttagatcactattttagtaatctaaacactcttatattagtttacggaggaagtatagCTTAGACATTCCCAGCCATGGTCTTCCGAATCCAAACTTTACATCGGGACAGCACGCCTGCAAGTACgtgatcctcaaaaaaaaaaaactgcaaGTACGAAGGATTAACATGGAATTAAAATTCACACTACCCTGCAACGTAGTTTATGATAGTTATCATGTAACTACATCTAGAAAGAGATTTGATGGATTACAGAACCCCGTGACTGAATCAGCCCAAGGCGGCGGCCAAAATTTTCGCACTGAAGGTTGTCAAACTGTACCCAGTGCAGTAAGTTGCATCTAATACTACTTTCAGAAAGGAGGGAGAACAAGTGCGTAGCAGCATTGAGTGTTACTTTAATTTGCTTCACGAGTTAGGCATTCCAACTTCTGTCCCATGCAGTCGTCATCTCTCACCGATGCCGTGTTTGGGATAATCTGCCAAAAGATATGCAACAGATATCAGAATTGCGAGCGGATGAACATCCTAGTTGCAAGTTTGAAATTCCATTTTATCATGCAAGATCGGATGGAAACAATGTACATGTAAAACAGCAGATATGAGAACTATGGTTCTGATATACAAGCTGGTGCACACAGGATAAGTTGATGGTCTGCACCAAATTTCAGCAGTAAACTACCTAAAGGCGCGAGGAACTGTTTGATTTCTACACCAAATTTCGGCAGCAACTAACAAAAGGCCGGAGGCACTGTTATTACGTGCCATATAGAATTAGTGTGAAAATCAACTGCAGCGTTGGGTTAGAATCCATAGCTCGAAACTCAAATGAGCTTATTCCATGGGCTGGGGTTTTTGCGCCAACATCATATTTCAAGTGCTTGTGCTAAAAGGTTGGTTAGCACAAAACAATGGTGCACTTTTGAACGACAGAATACATGTTATAAAAATCACATTACCTGATCCTTGTACTCTGACAACTGAAAAATGGCTTATCCAAAATAATCTGGTGGTGGTTGTTTAACTTCCTTCTCTATTAGTAGAGTCTTCAATGTTTCCATGATATCAAAGCGTGGGTCTAGCTTGCGTTGCCACCCCTACAGTAGAATGAATAGCCATGGTAAGTATAATATCCATCTTCCTAATTCCTGTAAGGGCATACAGATACTATGCACAGTGTATTGTAGCTTGTAGTATAGCATAGAAAAGGGTGGTCAGCAACCAAACTGACTAGACCCTGTAAACTAGTTCTATTTCCTTAGGTAAGTTCCATTAAGCATaaaacatactccctctgtcccataatataagagcgtttttgacactacactagtgtcaaaaaacgctcttatattatgggacagagggagtataatgcAGTGATGATGAAAATTAAATCAACCCTGGAAGTTACTACCTCTGGTTGAAAATACACGATCCAGTCTTTATGAGGATTTTTTCATAATATAGTTTTTTATGTATTTTCACAATTTTATATAATGGTCAAAGTAGCATGATAGCCGACTGTGCCCAAACTGTCGTCTACATCATCTTTCTTGAACAAAGAAAGTATTTAAAAATTAATTTGTCAAATGAGGAAAACAACAAAGATCGTTATAAAGACGTCAAATTTCCTTCTGTACACAGTATAATAACCGAAACATAGCAAGTATATTGATATCAATTTAAAGTTTTACAACAGTGCATTACCTCAAGAACCAAAATGGTCACCATTACAGTACAGATGTTGCCATCAATGTTGACTTTGTGGCGACGAACTGTGTCGAGCAATTGATGCATGCATTCGACAGGATGAAATACGTCTCCCTCCGGTGTTCCCCAGAACGTAAATGTCTTATCCAATTCCTACCATGACCAAAAAATATTAGTACTGTTATTCAAGGAAAAAAATGTGTAGAAACATCAGGATTGTGCAATCTGTAGTATAGCAGAATATTTCAGAAGACAAGACGAAACCCTCAAAGACTAGATAAAAAGTACAGGTTCCTATCAATGCGTGAAAACTGATTCTGCGCAGAAGGACCATTAGGCCCAGATTAAATTAATGTAGAAACAACTAATCAACacaattttctcaaaaaaaaaaactaacaaTAGTGATTAGCAACTTTGAGCTCCGAATCTGAGGCCAAAATAGTCATATTGAGTTGCACAAGGCCACAAGCATGTTATTGATTGGGAGATACAGCAATGGACACAAAATTGAAGCTAGACTGCTTGGGTGGAAAATACGTTATGCAAATAGATAATAAAAGATACAAAAGCTAGTACTGAAGCCAACATATCTGGACTGCACTGCATCTAAGCTGAAGGGAGAAAGACATGAACCTAAAATCCCTGAGCTAACAAGAGGGCAAGGATCCTTCAAAATCCCTTATATTGGCATAGGTCAGGCAAGAGTAACCCAAGCAAACCAGTTAAATATTGTGTTAACACACCCCAAATCCTACTATTAGATGACATATTCTTTAGCATGTAAATAATTTCGAACTCTCCATGAAAATGCATGATATTGTATATAATCATAATGTCTGTATATGCAGGCACCCAGATGTTATGTACAAGAACGAATACATGTACATATAATATACGATGGATGACATCTGATGGCCATAATGAAGGTAGCTGCACTTAAACATCGCATATCAAGTAAAGAACTATCAAATCTGATTAAGATCTAAATATTGCCTACAAGTTTCATGCTTTACCTCAGTAAAGGCTGCTGGATTTGGACAGCTCTGGTTATCTGATAATCGTAACGTACACTTAGCAGCCGTACGACCATCTCTGATAGCAACCGCCTTGAAGAATTGTTTTAAGTTATCACGGTCAGCTACTGAGAGCTCAGCAGTCATGCCAACATCAAGAAAAACAATATGGGGCTTAGATCTGAAAAACGTTTTCCTCTTATTCTTGGTCTCGTTTAGACGGACAAGAATGTTTCCCGGGTGCATATCCGCGTGAATAAAATTGTCCTCCTGTAGAAACAGGGAAGAATGATAAAGAATAATTCAGTGGCTGAATTATACTGGGAATATATCAGATAAACAATTAACAACAGATCATACTTCTAAGGCTAACCATGGTGCTATATGGCTATACCAATCGTCAGTAAACCACCACTCAGGGGAAAAGAGAAAAACAGGAAACAAATAAAAGACGTGCATACCAGAAGCATCTTCAAAAATGCATATGTCCCAATGTGGGCAAGGTCCTTCTTCATCCGAGAATTTCCTTCAGTTTCATCCACAAAACGAGCAACACTTTCTCCATTCTCAAATGACTCGATAAGGACAGCTGGATGGACAAGTGGGTACAATGGTTCTGGGAATGAAACATGTCTCCATCTACGGAAGTTGTGTCTGAAACGATGCAAATTAGAAGCTTCCCTAGAAAGGTCAACTTGAGACATCATGAAAACTGCAAACTGGCGGACGCTCTCATCCAGCCTTAGCCAGCTCAATCCAGGGACAGCGTTCGAAACTTTTGCCATAAAATTGATGAGTAAGAAGTCCTTCTTGATTGATTCCCCCACACCAGGATGCCTCACCTTAACTGCAACATGCTTTACAGGATGTTGATCTCTTTTCTTTTTTCTGGTCGAGTTCGAGTCAGGACGATCTTTTAATGTGGCCCGATGTATTTGTGCAATGCTTCCAGAAGCTACAGGATTCTCTTCAAAAGTTTCAAATATTTCAGATAGCTTACGGCCAAATGCCTTCTCAATAGAAGCTTTGCTGTAAGCAAAGCCATGCACCGGAGCTCCGCTGTGAAGCTTTGCAAGCTCAACACAGAGATCACTTGGAAAAAGATCAGGGCGAGTTGCAGCCCATTGACCCCACTTAATGAATGCTGGCCCCGCCTTTTCAAGCGTACGACGTACAAGAGAAAGCCACCTTCTTCTAAATTCTATACTTAAACTATCAGCAAATGGAGCTAATGCAGTTGCAGGGAAGAACAGGAATGCCAAATGAACTGCTCTTATAAACAA
This window harbors:
- the LOC119354160 gene encoding probable serine/threonine-protein kinase abkC; its protein translation is MLRLLSVGERLLTTGTNRRTARLSQSSHASGYYATVRDNGLSTRRNIPPVFSRMFSHYKDIVRKKVEDHNYRKRFSRGYGSLSGAVSNSSARQQGQLTLKRPSHMYSYSGPRFPLLSRAACALTLSLTRSHIIPGVVALAFGKMALSQPVLADSRPYMPKMEGIVTRTRDTGELLSAMARSVWEGITLFIRAVHLAFLFFPATALAPFADSLSIEFRRRWLSLVRRTLEKAGPAFIKWGQWAATRPDLFPSDLCVELAKLHSGAPVHGFAYSKASIEKAFGRKLSEIFETFEENPVASGSIAQIHRATLKDRPDSNSTRKKKRDQHPVKHVAVKVRHPGVGESIKKDFLLINFMAKVSNAVPGLSWLRLDESVRQFAVFMMSQVDLSREASNLHRFRHNFRRWRHVSFPEPLYPLVHPAVLIESFENGESVARFVDETEGNSRMKKDLAHIGTYAFLKMLLEDNFIHADMHPGNILVRLNETKNKRKTFFRSKPHIVFLDVGMTAELSVADRDNLKQFFKAVAIRDGRTAAKCTLRLSDNQSCPNPAAFTEELDKTFTFWGTPEGDVFHPVECMHQLLDTVRRHKVNIDGNICTVMVTILVLEGWQRKLDPRFDIMETLKTLLIEKEVKQPPPDYFG